A window of the Tripterygium wilfordii isolate XIE 37 chromosome 12, ASM1340144v1, whole genome shotgun sequence genome harbors these coding sequences:
- the LOC120010724 gene encoding SAGA-associated factor 29 homolog A-like isoform X2: MSSPDITTILENSRVLDRIRKDQEEVLVEINKMHKKLQTTPEVVEKPGDTSLAKLTHLYTRAKDLSESEVTFSSALLSQLDALLPSGPPGQQRKRIDGNEQKRKRMKTDSDISRLSPSMRSQLEPCANLKGEQVAARVTGDNSEKDEWFVVKVIHFHKDTKEFEVLDEEPGDEEEGSGQRKYHLPMSHIIPFPKRNEPSSVPDFPPGRQVLAVYPRTTALYKATVVSPQRKRKTDDYLLEFDDDEEDGKMPQRIVPFDRVVALPEGHRQ, translated from the exons ATGTCATCTCCAGACATCACTACAATCTTGGAGAACTCCAGGGTACTCGATCGGATAAGGAAAGATCAAGAGGAGGTGCTAGTCGAGATCAACAAGATGCACAAGAAGCTCCAAACAA CTCCTGAGGTGGTTGAGAAGCCTGGTGATACTTCACTAGCAAAGCTAACGCATCTATATACTCGGGCCAAAGATCTGTCAGAAAGTGAAGTAAC TTTTTCCAGTGCATTGCTGAGTCAATTGGATGCTTTGCTGCCATCTGGGCCTCCAGGGCAACAACGAAAGAGGATAG ATGGTAATGAACAGAAAAGAAAACGAATGAAGACTGATTCAGATATCTCAAGGCTCTCTCCATCAATGAGAAGTCAACTTGAGCCCTGTGCTAACCTAAAGGGGGAACAG GTGGCAGCTAGAGTCACGGGAGATAATTCTGAAAAGGACGAGTGGTTCGTTGTAAAAGTGATACATTTTCACAAGGATACAAAAGA ATTTGAAGTACTTGATGAAGAGCCaggtgatgaagaagaaggcaGTGGCCAAAG GAAATATCATCTGCCCATGTCACACATCATACCTTTTCCTAAGCGAAATGAACCTTCTAGCGTACCAGATTTCCCTCCAGGGAGACAAGTTTTAGCTGTTTATCCGAGGACTACTGCACTTTATAAGGCAACTGTTGTCAGTCCTCAGAGGAAG AGGAAGACAGATGA TTATTTACTGGAATTTGACGACGACGAAGAAGATGGCAAAATGCCCCAAAGGATAGTGCCTTTTGACAGGGTCGTTGCCCTGCCTGAAGGTCATCGTCAGTGA
- the LOC120010724 gene encoding SAGA-associated factor 29 homolog B-like isoform X1, with amino-acid sequence MSSPDITTILENSRVLDRIRKDQEEVLVEINKMHKKLQTTPEVVEKPGDTSLAKLTHLYTRAKDLSESEVTFSSALLSQLDALLPSGPPGQQRKRIVADGNEQKRKRMKTDSDISRLSPSMRSQLEPCANLKGEQVAARVTGDNSEKDEWFVVKVIHFHKDTKEFEVLDEEPGDEEEGSGQRKYHLPMSHIIPFPKRNEPSSVPDFPPGRQVLAVYPRTTALYKATVVSPQRKRKTDDYLLEFDDDEEDGKMPQRIVPFDRVVALPEGHRQ; translated from the exons ATGTCATCTCCAGACATCACTACAATCTTGGAGAACTCCAGGGTACTCGATCGGATAAGGAAAGATCAAGAGGAGGTGCTAGTCGAGATCAACAAGATGCACAAGAAGCTCCAAACAA CTCCTGAGGTGGTTGAGAAGCCTGGTGATACTTCACTAGCAAAGCTAACGCATCTATATACTCGGGCCAAAGATCTGTCAGAAAGTGAAGTAAC TTTTTCCAGTGCATTGCTGAGTCAATTGGATGCTTTGCTGCCATCTGGGCCTCCAGGGCAACAACGAAAGAGGATAG TTGCAGATGGTAATGAACAGAAAAGAAAACGAATGAAGACTGATTCAGATATCTCAAGGCTCTCTCCATCAATGAGAAGTCAACTTGAGCCCTGTGCTAACCTAAAGGGGGAACAG GTGGCAGCTAGAGTCACGGGAGATAATTCTGAAAAGGACGAGTGGTTCGTTGTAAAAGTGATACATTTTCACAAGGATACAAAAGA ATTTGAAGTACTTGATGAAGAGCCaggtgatgaagaagaaggcaGTGGCCAAAG GAAATATCATCTGCCCATGTCACACATCATACCTTTTCCTAAGCGAAATGAACCTTCTAGCGTACCAGATTTCCCTCCAGGGAGACAAGTTTTAGCTGTTTATCCGAGGACTACTGCACTTTATAAGGCAACTGTTGTCAGTCCTCAGAGGAAG AGGAAGACAGATGA TTATTTACTGGAATTTGACGACGACGAAGAAGATGGCAAAATGCCCCAAAGGATAGTGCCTTTTGACAGGGTCGTTGCCCTGCCTGAAGGTCATCGTCAGTGA